The following are from one region of the Salvia hispanica cultivar TCC Black 2014 chromosome 1, UniMelb_Shisp_WGS_1.0, whole genome shotgun sequence genome:
- the LOC125224464 gene encoding uncharacterized protein LOC125224464 — translation MEEMREIVRSYYARESEADKKSIKQSFTEIDVNGDGNISLAEFKKAMSSTDGVVALFFFNKLDLNDDGCLDFDEFLCLYYIVNKKVPIPLCDGCREFPAGPYFSCLRCVGRGANSYDLCCSCYRSGAELSHEHSLEDMVDHHCIIKLFKDEKAKNKKEIEEIREIAIALHRGSSPEVQELATVFFQAMDSDGDGRVDLSEFLAFMTETAMAPSTSPRS, via the exons atggaagaAATGAGAGAGATCGTGAGATCCTACTACGCGAGGGAAAGCGAGGCCGATAAGAAATCAATCAAACAATCCTTCACCGAAATAGACGTCAACGGCGACGGAAATATAAGCCTGGCAGAGTTCAAGAAGGCGATGAGCTCGACTGACGGTGTGGTGGCCttgttcttttttaataaGCTCGACTTGAACGACGACGGGTGCCTCGATTTTGACGAGTTTCTGTGCCTTTACTACATCGTAAATAAAAAGGTGCCGATACCCTTATGCGACGGTTGCCGTGAGTTTCCGGCGGGCCCTTACTTCTCTTGCTTGCGTTGCGTTGGAAGAGGCGCCAATTCGTACGACTTATGTTGTTCGTGCTATCGCAGTGGCGCTGAGTTGTCGCATGAGCACTCGCTTGAGGACATGGTGGATCATCACTGTATCATCAAGCTCTTCAAGGATGAAAAAGCTAAAAACAAG AAAGAAATAGAGGAAATTCGCGAAATCGCAATAGCCCTTCACCGAGGCAGCTCTCCTGAAGTCCAAGAATTAGCAACCGTGTTTTTCCAAGCCATGGACTCGGACGGAGACGGCCGAGTCGATCTGTCAGAGTTCCTAGCCTTCATGACGGAA ACGGCAATGGCACCCTCGACTTCACCGAGGTCATGA